The nucleotide sequence GAGGTGGAAGCAGATTTCGAGGTATGGAAGGAGTACGCTTACCATCAGGGAATCCATGGGGCTGTGATTTCCTATCTGAATACCAGAAAACAGCATTTTTACCAGATGGAAACCACCATAGACGGAAGGAATTTTGCCACTCCCAGAGGCTGGGAGGATTTGTCTGATTTTATAAAAGTGTACCGGCAGCTTGGGAAAACCGTGGACAGGGAAGTGGTGGGTCAGTATATCCAGTTTCCGAAAATCGCGAAAGATTTTGCCAACTATCTGGAATTATATGATAAATATCAGACGGATTACCAGATGGATGAGATTTTTCAGGGGCGGCCGGATGAAATCCTGCTGAAAAAAATTGCCCATGCTTCCTTTGACGAGCGTCTCAGCGTTCTGGGATTGATTCTTTCCAGAGTCAATGAAGAACTGAAAAAGGCGGTTCAGCGGGAAGACTACATGGAAATGCTGCAGTCCTGCCTGCTGGAGTTCCGGGAACTGACAGAAGCAGCTTCTGCAACAGCGGAAGGCGGCCAGTTGTTTGAATGCGTGTGCCGGAAATTAAATACAGATTATACTAATAAGCGAAAAGCGGAACTGCTCGCCCGTGAGGAAGAACGACAGTACCGCAGACTGATTCAGACCATGGAAAGATTTTTACAGACCCTGAAACTGGAACCGGCCGGAGAACCCAAAGAAGCATTTTGGCGTGTCAGAGAGCTGTTTGAAGGAGAAAATCAGAGCTACGAGAGGCAGCAGGAACTGGCCCTGCAGACGCTGGAATACGCCTTTGACTTCCTGGAAGGAGCTTTCGGCACCGGACAGGAACTGGTTATGTTTATCACAGAGCTGAATTCCGGATATTACAGCGTAAGATTTCTGCAGAATGGCGGCTGTGAACGGTATTACCGGTATAACCGGGAACTGCTGTTTGATGAAAAGCGCAGGAAACTGCTGGAGCGGCTGGAGTAGAAATATTGCACGCAGGCAATTGCGAAACTCAATAATTGTACTAATTTCATGTACAATTCGGTGAATTTGAGTACAAATGTTTTCCTCATGCAAAAGGTGAGAAATGCATTTCAGCACCATGGAAGCGAGACTTAAAAGAGAATGGAAGCCTTTGCTGACATGCTCTTTCGTAGTCAAAGGCTCGCTGGAATGTTCGGTGCGTCCGGCATTTCGGCCTTTTCGTATGATGAAAATATTTCATGGAAAGTGTAGAAATTGTACATGAAATTTTGATAATCAGATAGTTTCGCAATTGCCTGAAATATTGCACAGGAAGAAAGGAGACACTATGAGAAAGACAACGATTCTCTTTGATTTGGACGGAACGCTGGTCAATACGGAAGAGGGTGTTGGAAAAAGCGTGCGGTACGCACTGGATAAATATGGAATACCGGAACCGGACAGAGCCACTATCCGACGATTTATCGGCCCCCTTCTGGCAGATTCTTTTCAGCGGGAATACGGGTTTTCCGAGGAAAAGGCAAAAGAGGCGGATCTGGTTTTCCGGGAACGTTATGAAACCATCGGACTGTTTGAATGTGAGCTGTTTCCCGGTGTGGAAGAAGCATTAAAAATTCTGAAGGAAAAAGGATATAAAATCAGCGTGGCCTCCTCGAAGGAGGAAGTGCCCTGCCGCCGGATTCTGGAACGCCTTGGCGTGGCTCAGTATTTCGATTTGATAGGGGGAGCCAGACTGAAAGAAAATATAGGCACCAAGATAGAAGTGCTGCATGACGTTATGAAACGTCTCGGCATTTCCCATAAGGAAGAAGTGGTGCTGATTGGAGACAGCCGGTATGACGCCAGGGGAGCCAGAGAGGCGGGCATTGACTGTATCGGTGTTTCCTATGGATTTGAGGAAGATTTTGAGGAAATGAGAAAAGCCGGGGTAACGGAAATCTTTGATACGCTGGCGGAGGTAATTGAGTATCTGGAAAGGAGCAGGGAAGATGAGTATTAGAATTGGTATTTCAGGTTATGGAAATCTCGGAAGAGGCGTGGAGTGTGCGGTGAAACAGAATCCCGATATGGAGCTTGCGGCGGTATTTACCAGAAGGGAGCCGGAATCCCTTTCCATTCTCACAAAAGAAGCGGCTGTATGCCACGTTTCTCAGGCGGAGGAATGGAAAGATAAGATTGATGTAATGATTCTCTGCGGTGGGAGCGCCACGGACCTGCCGGAGCAGACGCCGGAGTATGCGAAATATTTCAATGTGGTGGACAGCTTTGACACTCATGCAAAAATTCCGGAGCATTTTGCGAATGTGGATGCGGCTGCAAAAGAAAACGGGCACGTGGGAATTATTTCTGTGGGCTGGGATCCTGGTATGTTTTCCTTAAACCGCATGTACGCCAATGCAATTCTGCCGGAAGGGAAAGACTATACGTTCTGGGGAAAGGGCGTCAGCCAGGGCCACTCGGACGCTGTACGCCGGATTCCGGGCGTGAAAAATGCAAAGCAGTACACCATTCCGGTGGACAGCGCCCTGGACGCTGTACGGGCCGGGGAGAATCCGGAGCTTACCACAAGACAGAAACATACCAGAGAATGTTTTGTGGTGCTGGAAGAGGGAGCAGACGGGGCGAAAGTGGAAGAAGCCATTAAGACCATGCCCAATTATTTTGCAGATTATGATACAACGGTGCATTTTATCAGTGAGGAAGAGCTGCTGAAAAATCACAGCGGGATTCCCCATGGAGGATTTGTCATCCGCTCCGGTAAAACCGGCCGGGAACAGGAACACAGCCACGTGATTGAATACAGCCTGAAACTGGATTCCAATCCGGAATTTACCGCCAGTGTGATTGCAGCCTATGCCAGAGCAGCTTACCGTCTGGCGCAGGAAGGACAGACGGGATGCAAAACCGTATTTGATGTTGCACCGGCTTATCTCAGTGCCCGGAGCGGGGAGGAACTGCGGAAGCATTTGCTGTAAAGGGTTGGAATGATTGATTTAATTTTATTTAACGATTCCGTTTCTATAGTAGAGTATATGTTGTATTTTTAAAAGGTTTGAGTCATATCCCATCAATCTAATGAATATATGGATTGATGGGATATGTGATATTTATGCATAAAACAGGAAAAAAATGGTGGAATATATACGGAAAAAGAATTATAATTGCTATAACAAATGAAGGGGAGGTAAAAATACTTGAGAAAAGGCATTTATCTGAATGATACTATTCATGGTTTGGTTGCATTG is from Lachnospiraceae bacterium JLR.KK002 and encodes:
- a CDS encoding AAA family ATPase; this encodes MNIRRVKEEIRNTIEAYLKKDTFGAYEIPSIRQRPVLLLGPPGVGKTQIMEQISRECGIGLVAYTITHHTRQSAIGLPFISRKQYGGREYAVTEYTMSEIVASIYDKMEQTGLREGILFIDEINCVSETLAPAMLQFLQCKSFGNHKIPEGWVIVAAGNPPEYNKSVREFDVVTMDRVKKIEVEADFEVWKEYAYHQGIHGAVISYLNTRKQHFYQMETTIDGRNFATPRGWEDLSDFIKVYRQLGKTVDREVVGQYIQFPKIAKDFANYLELYDKYQTDYQMDEIFQGRPDEILLKKIAHASFDERLSVLGLILSRVNEELKKAVQREDYMEMLQSCLLEFRELTEAASATAEGGQLFECVCRKLNTDYTNKRKAELLAREEERQYRRLIQTMERFLQTLKLEPAGEPKEAFWRVRELFEGENQSYERQQELALQTLEYAFDFLEGAFGTGQELVMFITELNSGYYSVRFLQNGGCERYYRYNRELLFDEKRRKLLERLE
- a CDS encoding HAD hydrolase-like protein is translated as MRKTTILFDLDGTLVNTEEGVGKSVRYALDKYGIPEPDRATIRRFIGPLLADSFQREYGFSEEKAKEADLVFRERYETIGLFECELFPGVEEALKILKEKGYKISVASSKEEVPCRRILERLGVAQYFDLIGGARLKENIGTKIEVLHDVMKRLGISHKEEVVLIGDSRYDARGAREAGIDCIGVSYGFEEDFEEMRKAGVTEIFDTLAEVIEYLERSREDEY
- a CDS encoding diaminopimelate dehydrogenase, which encodes MSIRIGISGYGNLGRGVECAVKQNPDMELAAVFTRREPESLSILTKEAAVCHVSQAEEWKDKIDVMILCGGSATDLPEQTPEYAKYFNVVDSFDTHAKIPEHFANVDAAAKENGHVGIISVGWDPGMFSLNRMYANAILPEGKDYTFWGKGVSQGHSDAVRRIPGVKNAKQYTIPVDSALDAVRAGENPELTTRQKHTRECFVVLEEGADGAKVEEAIKTMPNYFADYDTTVHFISEEELLKNHSGIPHGGFVIRSGKTGREQEHSHVIEYSLKLDSNPEFTASVIAAYARAAYRLAQEGQTGCKTVFDVAPAYLSARSGEELRKHLL